The sequence ATCGACGGCGGGTTCATCGACCCGCAGCTCCCACCAGACGAAGAGCAGCAGCGATACCACGGCGATGATGGTGAACCAGGTGATGTATGGCGTTTCGAACCAGTCCTTCGACTCTCCCCGCTCGAGAATGAACTGCAGCGATCCGATGCCGAGAGCCAGTAGGCCGATGCCTGCCCAGTCGATTTTTGTGACCTTGTGCTGGGTTTTCGGTTCCCTGATGAACGAGAACGCCGACCATGCGGCGAGCAGTCCGACCGGAATGTTCACGAAAAAGCACCATTCCCAGTTGAGGTTGTCCACCAGAAAGCCTCCGAGCAGCGGGCCGAAGGTTGGGCCGAGCACGAGGCCCATGGAAAAGATGCCGGTTGCCTTGCCGCGGTCTTCAGGAGGGTAGGTTTCGTAAAGGATGGCCTGGGAGGTGGGAAGCAGCGCTCCGCCGCCGATGCCCTGCAGAAAACGGAAGAAGACCAGCGTCCAGATGTCGGTGGCAAGGCCGCAGAGCAGCGAGGCCGCCGTGAAGAGCAGTATCGAACCGATGTAGTAGTTGCGTCGGCCGAGCAGATTGCCGAGAAAGCCCGAGAGCGGGATGACGATGACGTTGGCGATGGCGTAGCTGGTGACCACCCAGGCGACGTCTTCGATGCTGGCGCCGAGGTTGCCGCTGATCTGCGTGATGGCCACGTTCACGATGGTGGTGTCGATCAGTTCGAGCATGGCCGAAACGATTACCGTGAGGGTAATGATGATACGCCTCGCGCCGGTTTCGTAAGTGTGCAGCGTCGCTGCCGCTCCGGAGCCGTTCATTTTACCCTGATCTCCACGACCACGTTCATGCCTGCCGCGAGTTTGTGCTCGTTATCGGGTTTGCCGGTAAAGAGGATTCTGACCGGTACGCGCTGGGCTACCTTGACGAAGTTGCCGCTGGCGTTATCGGGCGGCAGCAGGGCGAAGCGCGCTCCGGTTCCCGAAGAGATCGATTCCACCTCTCCCTCGAACTCTTTTCCGGGGTAGGCGTCCACCTTTATGGATACTGGCTGGCCGGGCCGGATGTTTTCGAGCTGCGTCTCCTTGAAGTTCGCTACAACCCAGAGCTTTT comes from Chlorobium limicola DSM 245 and encodes:
- a CDS encoding DHA2 family efflux MFS transporter permease subunit, with the protein product MNGSGAAATLHTYETGARRIIITLTVIVSAMLELIDTTIVNVAITQISGNLGASIEDVAWVVTSYAIANVIVIPLSGFLGNLLGRRNYYIGSILLFTAASLLCGLATDIWTLVFFRFLQGIGGGALLPTSQAILYETYPPEDRGKATGIFSMGLVLGPTFGPLLGGFLVDNLNWEWCFFVNIPVGLLAAWSAFSFIREPKTQHKVTKIDWAGIGLLALGIGSLQFILERGESKDWFETPYITWFTIIAVVSLLLFVWWELRVDEPAVDLSVLGRSHNLAIAAVLTFVVGYGLYGSLFVFPVFVQHLLGFSALLTGTVLFPSALVTGIIALPLGIALQRGASAKILMTVGMAAFALFCWELGQQTMQSGAENFFWILLLRGVALGFIFIPVTMLAVAGLHGKDIGQATGLNNMVRQLGGSFGIAITNTYIVKRVAEHRSELLSHLSPYDPAAVERLNGIAQAAQSRMLSPVEAEHASLKALEGTLTAQSYHLAYMDAFMLIALLFALSMPLLLFIRIKKGEKADLSQAH